The genomic interval GACCAGACCCGGTTCCAGGCCGGCCAGGCCGGTGGGTCGATGAGGATCATTCGCGGGCATCCTGCGCGTCGAGCAGGTTGCGCCAGGAGCGGACGAACCGGGAGTTCACGTACGCCTTGGTCCACGAGCCGTCCTGGCGGACCGACGTACCGACGTGGAAACGGCGTACGCCGCTCTGGAACAGCCAGGGCACGTACTCCGGCTGCAGCCCGCCGCCGGCCATCATGACGCCGGCAACAGCAGGGTCCTCTTTGGCCAGCTTGCACAGGTCGTCCAGGCCGTGGCTGACACCGATCGACGAGCCGGCCGTCAGCACGCAGTCCAGGCCGGGCAGGGTGCGCAGTGCACGCCAGGCCTGCTGCTGCTCGAGCACTGCGTCGATAGCGCGGTGGAACGTCCACGGCGTACCGGC from Kribbella sp. NBC_00709 carries:
- a CDS encoding copper homeostasis protein CutC, translating into MGSLLEIIALHPADAEAAQEGGADRLELCASMEADGLCPSVSTVSAIRRVTDLPLRVMLRLENSFTTNGAELNRLTAMAQSYLAAGADGFVLGFLTPDNQVDVESVSALTSTFAGTPWTFHRAIDAVLEQQQAWRALRTLPGLDCVLTAGSSIGVSHGLDDLCKLAKEDPAVAGVMMAGGGLQPEYVPWLFQSGVRRFHVGTSVRQDGSWTKAYVNSRFVRSWRNLLDAQDARE